Proteins found in one Hypericibacter terrae genomic segment:
- a CDS encoding ABC transporter ATP-binding protein, with translation MSADVELDRVTIRFGSFTAVKGASLKINNGEFFSFLGPSGCGKTTILRAISGFLEPSEGVVRIGGKDMTGIGPNKRPTALIFQNLALFPLMTVAENIAYGLRVQGMSRADQRQRADELLSLIALPGQGDKKIGELSGGQKQRVAIARALAVQPSVLLLDEPLSALDLKLRQHMRNELRAIQRRVGITFIYITHDQGEALTMSDRIAVMNAGVIEQVGDGKTVYDNPATGFVASFVGENNPFAGKVMALENGDAVLDTPVGRLRGRNGRGVKVGDDAILFVRPEAFRLGAGTAGSTLQAPVLNVAFEGNMSHVFLKGPTRKEIVVTVGRGGAERMPGQGETASIQYDRQLGLVLPAGKLASD, from the coding sequence ATGAGTGCGGACGTCGAGCTCGACCGCGTCACCATTCGCTTCGGCAGCTTCACCGCGGTCAAGGGCGCGTCGCTCAAGATCAATAACGGGGAGTTCTTCAGCTTCCTCGGGCCTTCGGGTTGCGGCAAGACCACGATCCTGCGCGCGATCTCGGGATTCCTCGAACCCTCCGAGGGCGTGGTCCGGATCGGCGGCAAGGACATGACCGGTATCGGGCCGAACAAGCGCCCGACGGCCCTCATCTTCCAGAACCTCGCGCTGTTCCCGCTCATGACCGTGGCCGAGAACATCGCCTATGGCCTCCGGGTCCAGGGCATGTCGCGCGCCGACCAGCGCCAGCGCGCCGACGAGCTCCTGTCGCTGATCGCGCTGCCGGGCCAGGGCGACAAGAAGATCGGCGAACTCTCCGGCGGCCAGAAGCAGCGCGTCGCCATCGCCCGCGCGCTCGCGGTCCAGCCCAGCGTGCTGCTGCTCGACGAGCCGCTCTCGGCCCTCGATCTCAAGCTGCGCCAGCATATGCGCAACGAGCTGCGCGCGATCCAGCGGCGCGTCGGCATCACTTTCATCTACATTACCCACGACCAGGGCGAAGCCCTGACCATGTCCGATCGCATCGCCGTCATGAATGCCGGGGTAATCGAGCAGGTGGGAGACGGCAAGACCGTCTATGACAATCCGGCCACGGGTTTCGTCGCCTCCTTCGTCGGCGAGAACAATCCCTTCGCCGGCAAGGTCATGGCGCTCGAGAACGGCGACGCGGTCCTCGACACGCCGGTCGGGCGCCTGCGCGGACGCAACGGGCGCGGCGTCAAGGTCGGCGACGACGCGATCCTGTTCGTGCGCCCCGAAGCCTTCCGGCTGGGCGCCGGCACCGCCGGCTCGACGCTCCAGGCGCCGGTCCTCAATGTCGCCTTCGAAGGCAATATGAGCCATGTCTTCCTCAAGGGCCCGACCCGCAAGGAAATCGTGGTGACGGTCGGCCGCGGCGGCGCCGAACGCATGCCGGGCCAGGGCGAGACCGCGTCGATCCAGTATGACCGCCAGCTGGGCCTGGTGCTGCCGGCGGGGAAGCTCGCCAGTGATTGA